One region of Syntrophobacter fumaroxidans MPOB genomic DNA includes:
- the bamA gene encoding outer membrane protein assembly factor BamA yields the protein MVSDKYVKRVLLVLAAVFTMAWGAHAQEQNPRVAILPFVVHSPKDQASIQKSVEETLVRIAATEGVKVVDSAEVRKVVKPGEAPRTEEQARALGRRLGAGYVLFGSFNMLGNTISLDAKLSDVSGQKRTANLFAEEKGIENLAAASSRIVQQMTMAATSKGVIADIKVRGNDRIEADAIKAAVKSKKGEGIRPGQVREDIRAIYKLGYFEKVDVEESDSPAGKVLTFVVQENPTVQEVRIAGNKKIKEKDILAAIGTKAYTILQETTVTEDVQKILKLYQQKGYFAADVKSSITFPKDPRKATVAFDIKEHKKIWIKKINFRGNTHISARKLRGVMQTKKKMFLISMISERGILQKEVLDTDVDRLTVFYHDEGYMDAKVGTPEVVRKDDGFYIEIPIEEGARYKVSSVKLSGDMIEGTPAMEKKMDVRVKDHFSREKVRHDMDLISKTYMDDGYAHTEVDPAIQRDTGTKTSDIEFRIKKNEQVHIGRIFITGNTRTRDYVIRRELKIFEGDMFSASKIEKSLSRLKKLDYFEDVQIVPLDTETSSVMNLQVKVKEKLTGSISVGGGFSSDDGLFASGAVMERNLFGRGQTIGVKAYFGEEAQRYIFSFTEPWLFGYQVAGGIDLYNWLRDYDTFVKDSTGFRLRTAYPFGQYSRLLAYYSWERAHVTDVSVDDPYIQSQVGWTTLSAFTLGFERDTTDHPFLPTKGTVLAATGQYASPAFGSDSNFLKYEMHAGVYVPLHVWKFIGFLRGEYGYLYQIDPVDNPVPIYERFFLGGINNLRGFNWGDVGPRDAYGNVVGGVKYGVMTAELLFPIAEKMGIRGVVFFDAGNAFTGDQSFDVSKFRTDAGAGIRWNSPFGPLRMEIGINLDPEPGEDNYQWQFSAGAFF from the coding sequence ATGGTGAGCGACAAATACGTCAAGAGGGTACTACTGGTCCTTGCGGCTGTATTCACGATGGCTTGGGGGGCACACGCCCAGGAGCAGAATCCGAGAGTCGCCATACTTCCTTTCGTCGTTCACAGTCCGAAAGATCAGGCTTCGATCCAGAAATCCGTGGAGGAAACTCTGGTCCGCATCGCCGCCACCGAAGGCGTGAAAGTTGTCGACTCCGCGGAAGTCCGCAAGGTCGTCAAACCGGGCGAAGCCCCGCGCACCGAAGAGCAGGCGCGGGCCCTGGGGCGCAGACTGGGGGCCGGTTACGTTCTGTTCGGCAGCTTCAATATGCTCGGCAACACCATCAGTCTCGATGCAAAGCTGAGCGATGTGTCCGGGCAGAAAAGGACGGCGAATCTGTTCGCCGAGGAAAAGGGAATCGAAAACCTGGCGGCGGCGAGCAGCCGGATCGTGCAGCAGATGACCATGGCAGCGACGTCCAAGGGCGTCATCGCGGATATCAAGGTCCGGGGCAACGACCGGATTGAAGCCGATGCCATCAAGGCCGCCGTCAAGAGCAAGAAGGGGGAAGGGATCCGCCCCGGGCAGGTTCGGGAGGACATCAGGGCCATCTACAAGCTGGGGTATTTCGAAAAGGTCGACGTGGAGGAATCGGATTCGCCCGCCGGCAAGGTCCTGACTTTCGTCGTTCAGGAAAATCCCACCGTCCAGGAAGTGCGCATCGCGGGGAACAAGAAGATCAAGGAGAAGGACATCCTGGCGGCCATCGGCACCAAGGCGTATACGATCCTTCAGGAGACCACGGTGACCGAAGACGTCCAGAAGATCCTCAAGCTTTACCAGCAGAAGGGCTACTTCGCCGCGGACGTGAAGTCGTCGATCACCTTCCCGAAGGATCCCCGAAAAGCAACGGTCGCTTTCGACATCAAAGAGCACAAGAAAATCTGGATCAAGAAAATCAACTTTCGCGGAAACACTCACATCTCCGCGCGGAAATTGCGCGGGGTGATGCAGACCAAAAAGAAGATGTTCCTCATTTCCATGATCTCCGAACGCGGGATTCTCCAGAAGGAAGTGTTGGATACCGATGTCGACCGCCTCACCGTCTTTTACCACGATGAGGGGTATATGGACGCGAAGGTGGGCACTCCCGAGGTGGTTCGCAAGGACGACGGGTTTTATATCGAAATTCCAATCGAGGAAGGGGCGCGATACAAGGTCTCGTCGGTGAAGCTGAGCGGGGATATGATCGAAGGCACCCCCGCCATGGAAAAAAAGATGGACGTGCGCGTGAAGGACCACTTCAGCCGGGAGAAAGTCAGGCATGACATGGACCTGATTTCCAAGACCTATATGGACGACGGCTACGCGCACACGGAGGTCGACCCCGCCATCCAGCGGGATACCGGCACCAAGACGAGCGATATCGAGTTCAGAATAAAGAAAAACGAGCAGGTGCACATCGGAAGGATTTTTATCACGGGCAATACCAGGACCCGCGATTACGTGATTCGGCGCGAGCTGAAGATTTTCGAAGGGGATATGTTCAGCGCCAGCAAGATAGAGAAGAGCCTCTCCCGGCTGAAGAAGCTGGATTATTTCGAAGATGTGCAGATCGTGCCGCTCGATACGGAAACGTCCAGCGTCATGAACCTCCAGGTCAAGGTCAAGGAGAAGCTGACCGGGTCGATCAGCGTGGGCGGCGGCTTCTCGTCCGACGACGGTTTGTTCGCCAGCGGCGCGGTCATGGAGCGGAACCTCTTCGGGCGGGGCCAGACGATCGGCGTCAAGGCCTACTTCGGGGAGGAGGCGCAGCGCTACATCTTCAGTTTCACCGAACCATGGTTGTTCGGCTACCAGGTGGCCGGGGGCATCGATCTGTACAACTGGCTGCGCGATTACGACACTTTCGTCAAGGATTCCACCGGATTCAGGCTTCGCACCGCCTATCCGTTCGGTCAGTACAGCCGGCTGCTGGCGTACTACTCCTGGGAAAGAGCGCACGTGACCGATGTGAGCGTCGATGACCCGTATATCCAATCGCAGGTCGGGTGGACCACTCTGAGCGCGTTCACCCTGGGATTCGAAAGAGACACCACCGATCATCCGTTCCTGCCGACCAAGGGAACCGTCCTCGCGGCGACCGGCCAGTACGCCAGCCCGGCTTTCGGCAGTGACAGCAACTTCTTGAAATATGAAATGCACGCGGGTGTGTACGTCCCGCTGCATGTCTGGAAATTCATCGGGTTTCTGCGCGGCGAATACGGGTATCTCTATCAGATCGATCCCGTTGACAATCCGGTTCCCATCTATGAAAGATTTTTCCTGGGAGGCATCAACAACCTGCGCGGTTTCAACTGGGGGGATGTCGGCCCCCGGGATGCCTACGGGAATGTCGTCGGCGGTGTGAAGTACGGAGTGATGACCGCGGAGTTGCTTTTTCCCATAGCCGAGAAGATGGGGATTCGCGGAGTGGTCTTCTTCGACGCCGGAAATGCGTTTACCGGAGACCAGAGTTTTGATGTCTCCAAGTTTCGGACCGACGCCGGTGCCGGTATCAGGTGGAACTCTCCATTCGGACCGCTCAGGATGGAAATCGGTATAAACCTCGATCCAGAACCGGGTGAAGACAATTACCAATGGCAGTTTTCAGCAGGTGCTTTTTTCTAA
- the lpxD gene encoding UDP-3-O-(3-hydroxymyristoyl)glucosamine N-acyltransferase, which translates to MESCFQGDSRKSYSLSELAEILGAAVRGDPAIRIRGVNSLEDALPDELSFITDVRYKPLLSKCRAAAIIVSPALAELEFPLLVAERPYVVFARAAQLFAEPPFLAPGVHPGAYIGPNVHLGEGVSVGPQAHIGEDCVVGPGTRIYGSAYLGPGVRVGENCMLYPGAVILDRCLLGNRVTVHSGTVVGSDGFGYAQDEKGRHVKIPQTGIVQIDDDVEIGANCTVDRATFGRTWVRRGAKIDNQVQIAHNVVIGEHAILVAQVGISGSTTLGSHVVLAGQVGVAGHIEIGDRARVGAKSGVHHSVGAGEDILGIPGVPAREWKRTYANIQRLARFREELRLLVEKVQRIEKALDGE; encoded by the coding sequence ATGGAAAGCTGTTTCCAGGGTGATTCCAGGAAGTCCTACTCGCTTTCGGAGCTTGCGGAGATTCTGGGAGCCGCCGTCCGAGGCGATCCCGCCATTCGAATCCGTGGAGTCAATTCTCTGGAAGATGCGCTTCCGGACGAGTTGAGCTTCATCACGGATGTCCGCTACAAGCCGTTGCTTTCGAAATGCAGGGCGGCGGCCATCATTGTGTCTCCCGCCCTGGCGGAGCTGGAGTTCCCTCTGCTCGTCGCCGAACGCCCGTATGTGGTCTTCGCCAGGGCTGCGCAGCTGTTCGCCGAGCCTCCCTTTCTCGCTCCGGGGGTCCATCCCGGCGCGTACATCGGGCCCAATGTGCATTTGGGGGAAGGGGTATCGGTCGGTCCGCAGGCGCACATCGGGGAGGACTGCGTCGTTGGGCCGGGAACGCGCATCTACGGTTCGGCCTACTTGGGTCCCGGCGTAAGGGTGGGTGAGAACTGCATGCTTTATCCCGGAGCCGTGATCCTGGACCGATGCCTTTTGGGAAATCGCGTGACCGTTCACAGCGGAACGGTCGTGGGCAGCGATGGATTCGGGTATGCCCAGGATGAGAAAGGGCGTCACGTCAAGATTCCGCAGACGGGGATCGTGCAGATTGACGACGATGTGGAAATCGGAGCGAACTGCACCGTCGACAGGGCCACTTTCGGCCGGACCTGGGTCCGGAGGGGCGCCAAGATCGACAACCAGGTCCAGATCGCGCACAACGTCGTGATCGGTGAACACGCGATCCTTGTGGCCCAGGTGGGCATCTCGGGGAGCACCACACTCGGCAGTCACGTCGTTCTCGCCGGCCAGGTCGGTGTGGCGGGGCACATTGAAATAGGGGACCGCGCGCGCGTGGGCGCGAAGTCGGGGGTGCATCATTCCGTCGGGGCCGGCGAGGACATCCTGGGAATACCCGGTGTACCGGCCAGGGAATGGAAAAGAACCTACGCCAATATCCAGCGTCTCGCGCGGTTTCGGGAGGAATTGCGGCTGCTGGTCGAGAAAGTGCAACGGATCGAAAAAGCACTCGACGGGGAATGA
- the fabZ gene encoding 3-hydroxyacyl-ACP dehydratase FabZ codes for MDIAKIMGYLPHRYPFLLVDRILELTSEEIVGLKNVTINEPFFQGHFPGEPIMPGVLIIEALAQTGGVLAFTLVSDFRGKPIYFMGMDKVRFRKPVRPGDQLILKLKILKRRGPTFKMSAEAFVEEQLVAEAELLATIGAAKSEREA; via the coding sequence ATGGACATCGCAAAAATCATGGGATACTTGCCGCATCGCTATCCGTTCCTCCTGGTGGACCGGATTCTCGAGCTGACCTCGGAAGAGATCGTGGGGCTCAAGAACGTGACGATCAACGAACCCTTCTTCCAAGGGCACTTCCCTGGGGAACCGATCATGCCCGGAGTGCTGATCATCGAAGCGCTCGCGCAAACCGGGGGGGTCCTCGCGTTCACGCTCGTCTCCGATTTCCGCGGCAAGCCCATCTACTTCATGGGGATGGACAAGGTTCGCTTCCGCAAGCCGGTTCGGCCTGGAGACCAGTTGATTTTGAAGCTGAAAATCTTGAAGCGCAGGGGACCGACGTTCAAGATGAGCGCGGAAGCTTTCGTGGAGGAGCAACTGGTGGCCGAAGCCGAACTGCTGGCGACCATCGGCGCCGCGAAATCCGAACGGGAAGCCTAG
- a CDS encoding OmpH family outer membrane protein, whose translation MKMKKSMWILLFLGIFLASSMPVLAAGNPKIGYFDIPLVLQQSQWGKRSNEEFKRQGEKIKAEVDTKAQSYKTAKEEFDRKKDVFDEKTRAKKLKELQDMQMEGEKLLSESNAKMNKLSNELSAPLIDKILEIVKKIGREDKFDYIFERERAGLVFANDKEDLTKRIIQELDRSPQK comes from the coding sequence ATGAAAATGAAGAAGTCGATGTGGATCTTGTTGTTCCTGGGGATTTTCCTGGCGTCCTCCATGCCGGTCCTGGCCGCAGGCAATCCTAAGATCGGGTATTTCGATATCCCTTTGGTTCTGCAGCAGTCTCAGTGGGGCAAGCGCTCCAATGAGGAATTCAAGCGACAGGGGGAAAAGATAAAGGCAGAAGTCGACACGAAGGCTCAGTCCTACAAGACCGCCAAGGAAGAATTCGACAGGAAGAAGGACGTCTTCGACGAAAAAACCAGGGCAAAGAAGCTCAAAGAGCTCCAGGACATGCAGATGGAAGGCGAGAAGCTGCTGTCCGAATCCAACGCCAAGATGAACAAGCTCTCCAACGAGCTGAGCGCTCCGTTGATCGACAAGATCCTGGAGATCGTGAAGAAAATCGGAAGAGAGGACAAGTTCGATTATATTTTCGAGCGGGAGCGGGCGGGTTTGGTCTTTGCCAACGACAAGGAAGATCTGACCAAGAGGATCATTCAAGAGTTGGATCGATCGCCCCAGAAATAG